A segment of the Lactobacillus sp. ESL0700 genome:
TGTTCGAAGTAGGCTAATTACAGAAATTTGGTCAACTAGTAAACTAAATCTAGAATATTTACGATAGTCGTCCAAATAACTGATATGAATCCGTAGATTTTTACCTTCCGCAAAAATTCCCATTACAATTGGACCAACCAGTTTTTCATAAGCAGCTAAACGCTTGATTGCCTGCAGGCCATTTGAACTAGACAAAGCAGCAAAGAACGGAGGAATAAACGGATAAAACTTGCTAACATCACTACATGCAAGTAATTGCTGGTCGTTAGCTTCTTTATCTAAAATGGCAAAGGCATGTGAGCTCTTTTCCCATTTAGAATTTAAATAACGATCAATGACACTTGAGTCAAGTAACCCTGAGATAGAATCAAACGGGTACCCAAGATTTTTCAAAAAATTTTGTAATTCGCTAGAAGTTTGCTCGGTCATTATGCTTTCTCCGATCTCATCAGTATTGTATACCCTTTCATTTGAGCAAAAAGTATCTTTTACCGACATTTTATGCCTAAACGCGCCAAAATAATACTATTTTGTGAAAGATATAATTTATTTTTTGCTTAATGTAATGTCTTAAAGATGTATGGTAAACACTGTATAGTTATGAAAAAGCGGTTTTGTAGGATGATATTTTTAACTAATTATGTTTAATTATGAGCAATAATTAGTTAAAGCCAGTTTTCTCCATAACTAATGCAAATTTAAAAGGACCAGCTCCCGATAAAATATCGGAAACTAGTCCTTTGATAAATTGATTTTACATAATTTAAATTATGACATTAAATATAACAAGTTTTATTCTTCTACTTCAATACAAAACCTTGCTTTTGCAAAAAAGCACCCACATCAGGACGTCTTGCTTCACTAAAAAAGTCAATATTTTTTTGTAGCCAGTCAGTTTGTTGTTGGTTACTGTTACGACTAGCATAATAAGCAGCAGTCTGTTGCTGATAAGCTGTTAAATCAGTGAACTTAGCTATGTTATAGCTATTCTGTGCGACCTTTTGATCTAATGCCATCCGCGGCTTAGGTCCATTCTTCTTGGTTGGAATACCGATTGTCATGCCAAAAACTGGTACGGTGAACTCTGGCAATGCCAAAATTTCACTAACTTGTTTCAAGTCGTTACGAATGCCGCCAATATAGCAAATACCCAAGTCAAGTTCCTCAGCAGCGATGGCCATACTTTGGGCTGCAATAGTGGCATCAATGACGCTAACTAACAGTGCCTCCATGTTTTTAATGCCAGCTAATGACTGATTTGCTTGTTCTAAAAGGCATTTTTGCCGGTATAAATCAGCGACAAAGACATAAAAGGCACTACTGTGAACGACATATTCTGGACAGTTGGCAATTTCTCCTAATTGCTGACGCTTCTGGGTGTCCGTGATTTCAATGATTGAGAATGCCTGAACAAAATTTGACGATGAAGCACTATTAGCAGCTTTTAGCAGCTCTTCTTTAGTTGCAATTGGTAGCGGCTCATCGACAAATTCTCGTACGGAAACGTGTTGTGTCATTTTTTGGATAAAATCATTCACTATTTTTAATTCCTTCTCTAGTTTTTTAATTTAATAAGCGCCATATTTCCTTTTGGACAGCACTATCATTACTGGAACCGATAATTCGGTCCGCTGCATTCTTCGCACTTGGCAGCGCCGTGCCAGTTGCATAGCCGCGGCCAACATACTTAAGCATCCCAACATCATTGCCACTGTCACCAAAGGCAACCATTTCGCGGGGATTAATTCCGAGCTTCTTGCTCAGATACTGCAAGCCGATGGCTTTATTCATCCCTTTAGTTGACATATCAATCGAGCCTGCAGAGCCAGAAACAAAACCTAAATTAGGATAATTCCGTTTAAGTTCAGCTAGCATTTGCGGCATTTTAGTCTCAGCGACGTCAAAAGTTATCTTGAATATCTGATCGTTTAAGTTTGCAAAGTCAGCCACCGGCGTAATTTTGTAGTAATACTTGCGCAATTCCTCAATGTATTCCGGACTATCGCTATCCAGCACATAGGCACTTAGTAGTCCGGAAGCAACTGCCTTTTCGTCATATTGCCGTGTAATTTGCACGATTGTCGCTAAATCATTGTCAGAAAGGCTATCGGTGTGAATTACCTGCCTACCTTTGGCAACCAATGCCCCATTTTCAGCAACAAAATAAATCTGATCGGCGACTTCTGGAAATCTCGTTATCAAATTTTCGTACTGATTACCACTAGAAACGACAAATTTAATGTCACGTTCCTGCATAATTTTAAATTCACGCAAAAACAGGTCAACATCATAGGTCTTAGCATCGGTCAGCCAAGTACCATCCATATCTGTTGCAATTAACTTAATCATTTTACCTAATTAACCTTTCTTAAGAGTTCGTAAACCTTTCGGGTAGAAGTTCTTGAGTACCCCATTGCCGGTAACTTTGCCAAAACTAAAAATTAGCTGGCGAGCACTGACTAAGACAAAACCGCGCAAGTCAGTCTTTACCCGGACCGTTTCACCATGTAAATAAGCGGCGTAATCATCACGATTTAATTCAACTACTCGGTCCTGTTGAACTTGGCTTAATGCCATTGCTAGTTGATGCCCCGGTTCGAAGCGGTTTTTCTTTAAAACACCTAATTCTAGACCATTATTAATTACCTTCAGGTGCAAGTTAGCTGCTTTAATCGCGGGAAGAAAGACGTGGTCATGACTCACGCGAATTTCTTGACGCCAGTTGGCTAGCGGCTGCGGTAAATTGAATTTATCTAAAACTGCAGTTACTAATTCGGTCTGCTCCTTAGTTAACAGCATCTTAGCGCGAGTTTTTTTATGTTTCTTGTCTTTAGTCTGTTTTTGCTCGCTATTACCAGGCAATTTTAACTTCGCCGCAAATTGCCCTTCGCCTAAGTCGTCCTGTGGCCAAAAGCGCAAGGTCCCCTTTAAAGCTGGATTATTATCAGCCCATTCAGGCCGGCCGTGACTAATTTTAGCAGAGTACAAACCTGACGCTATTACAGAAAAGCCAAATTCGTTAATTAGCCAGCTAACAATCTGCTCATCTTCTTCTGGGGCATAGGTACAAGTTGAATAAACTAATTCCCCGCCGGGTTTAAGCATCTTGACAGCCTGCGTTAGGATTTCTTGTTGGCGCTTTTGACAAACTAGGACGTAATCTTGTGACCAATAATTAACTGCATCTGGATTTTTACGAAACATGCCTTCGCCGCTGCATGGTGCATCCACCAAAATTTTATCAAAAAATTGCGGGAATTGCGGTGCTAAATTTGCTGGATCCTCACTGGTAATTAAGCAATTGGTAATGCCCCAACGTTCAATATTTTCTCGCAAAATTTTAGCCCTTGTAGCTGAAATTTCGTTAGCTACTAATAACCCCGAACCAGCAAGTTGCTCACCTAGAGCTGTACTTTTACCACCCGGAGCTGCACAAAGGTCAAGAACCTTGTCGCCAGGGTTAATTTTCATTAAAGTAGCCGGAAACATCGCCGATGGGTCCTGCGAATAAACCGTGCCGCTAACCCATTCTGGATCATTACCTGCAACCTGACCATAATAAGCTGCATTAATCTCTGGTACAGGCTGCTCACAATTATAGGAAACTTGCTGATTAAACTTTAGCGGATTAAGGCGAAATGCTTTTTTACTCGGCTCAGCCATTGCTTTAAACATAATGGCTGCCTGCTCCTGACCAAGTAATTTCTGATATTTATTTGTAAATTCTGCGGGCAAGTTAAGCACGATGCCGCTCCTTTCGTGATAAGTAAAAAATGCCGAAAATATAGCCCCAAATAATGAGAAACCAGCTAAGTGCCAACAGCCACATCAGATGGTCAGGCTTAGAATAAAATGCGCGCCAGCATAAAAAGAGGTAGGCACCTACTGTAACTAACAATTCAGTTAAAATTAGCCTGATACCACGATTGATAAACCAATTGCGTAACAAATTGCCAGTTAAGTTAGTCCGTTTAACTGTTTGCCAATCAATTAAGGCGAGCAATAGGTTACAAATGATCGCAATTATGCCAAACATAATCATCAGTAAAATCTCCCGAATAACTGAAAAACGGTGAATCTGGTGTTTCTTAACAAATAATGGTGTCCTTACTCTGCCACCATAATGCGCTGCGACTTTACGAATAACCTTGTCTGAAGCATCCATAATAATTTGGTAATTTTCCAGTTTAAATTCACCCGTTGGCTGTTTAGGTCCAGTTGACAAATAATAGCCATCCTGCTTCATTTGTCGGTAGTGCTTTAGAGTTCCAATTACGGAATAATATTTATGATGCAAGACAACATATTGATTGCCCTGCGTTTTTAACGTCTTAACTTTAGCGTTCAGTCCCAGAACCGCAAAAGAAACTTGCCCTTTAAAATCATCAGCCGAAAAGTAGCGGCCAGATTCCGTAGGTAAGCTAATAATTGTGTGATTAGCCCAAATAAGTGTTTGGTGGGTTGTCCCCTGCCGTTCAAGATGAACTTGAATTTTGTTCTTGGGGTAATTTTGGGTTAAATAGCGCAAAAAGGTATTAACCTTTTGCTCGGTATTAATCTCAATATAGCGGGTATTGTTACTCAAGCCATAGGCTTCCAGCAGCTGATCGGCTTCGTGTGACTGCACGTTAGACAACATGCTGCCGATGCCTAAAAGCGCTAAGAAAAAAACAATAATTAAGCCTAATTTTTTAAATTTCATGTTCTATCTCAAATATTTGTTCATTAATAAAATCGTAACTACGAAACGACTGGTTAATTAGCCGTAGTTGTGCCGAATGGTGCAATTTCATTGTTTGCCAAAAGGCAGGCGAATTTGTTGCCCCATTTTTTTCGCCAATAAATAGCAGGCGACTCTTAGGATTATACTTTTTCCATGCGGCAACTGCCAATAAATCACTCTCGGTAAAGTTGGGCGCCCATGAGCAAATAATCAAATCAACTTGGGCAAAGCGCTTAATTGCTTGAACTGCATCTAAATCTACGACATTAACTGCCGGTTGACTGCCAGTTGCGGAAGTCTTGGACCATTCTAATGAATCAGTCGCGATTGTCCTGATTTGTCCCGTGTCCAATGCCCTTGACCAGTATGCGTTACCAGCCATGA
Coding sequences within it:
- a CDS encoding NADPH-dependent oxidoreductase; the protein is MNDFIQKMTQHVSVREFVDEPLPIATKEELLKAANSASSSNFVQAFSIIEITDTQKRQQLGEIANCPEYVVHSSAFYVFVADLYRQKCLLEQANQSLAGIKNMEALLVSVIDATIAAQSMAIAAEELDLGICYIGGIRNDLKQVSEILALPEFTVPVFGMTIGIPTKKNGPKPRMALDQKVAQNSYNIAKFTDLTAYQQQTAAYYASRNSNQQQTDWLQKNIDFFSEARRPDVGAFLQKQGFVLK
- a CDS encoding HAD family hydrolase, which translates into the protein MIKLIATDMDGTWLTDAKTYDVDLFLREFKIMQERDIKFVVSSGNQYENLITRFPEVADQIYFVAENGALVAKGRQVIHTDSLSDNDLATIVQITRQYDEKAVASGLLSAYVLDSDSPEYIEELRKYYYKITPVADFANLNDQIFKITFDVAETKMPQMLAELKRNYPNLGFVSGSAGSIDMSTKGMNKAIGLQYLSKKLGINPREMVAFGDSGNDVGMLKYVGRGYATGTALPSAKNAADRIIGSSNDSAVQKEIWRLLN
- a CDS encoding RsmB/NOP family class I SAM-dependent RNA methyltransferase, whose product is MLNLPAEFTNKYQKLLGQEQAAIMFKAMAEPSKKAFRLNPLKFNQQVSYNCEQPVPEINAAYYGQVAGNDPEWVSGTVYSQDPSAMFPATLMKINPGDKVLDLCAAPGGKSTALGEQLAGSGLLVANEISATRAKILRENIERWGITNCLITSEDPANLAPQFPQFFDKILVDAPCSGEGMFRKNPDAVNYWSQDYVLVCQKRQQEILTQAVKMLKPGGELVYSTCTYAPEEDEQIVSWLINEFGFSVIASGLYSAKISHGRPEWADNNPALKGTLRFWPQDDLGEGQFAAKLKLPGNSEQKQTKDKKHKKTRAKMLLTKEQTELVTAVLDKFNLPQPLANWRQEIRVSHDHVFLPAIKAANLHLKVINNGLELGVLKKNRFEPGHQLAMALSQVQQDRVVELNRDDYAAYLHGETVRVKTDLRGFVLVSARQLIFSFGKVTGNGVLKNFYPKGLRTLKKG
- a CDS encoding SAM-dependent methyltransferase; translated protein: MTNFLDKVNQLNGQIKHQAVNKQVAEVNQIINQLDQQQILTSAPARLGLLPDEVEEILEQVGQGQTANIKVLNQLLNSLRQYLSIRYGIWSLPNLTTARLIKEQLHVNTALEIMAGNAYWSRALDTGQIRTIATDSLEWSKTSATGSQPAVNVVDLDAVQAIKRFAQVDLIICSWAPNFTESDLLAVAAWKKYNPKSRLLFIGEKNGATNSPAFWQTMKLHHSAQLRLINQSFRSYDFINEQIFEIEHEI